One window of Tenacibaculum maritimum NCIMB 2154 genomic DNA carries:
- a CDS encoding ABC transporter substrate-binding protein, whose protein sequence is MKDQLGRSVSISPPIKRIISLVPSQTELLFDLGLEGCIVGITKFCVHPPSLKKSKVIVGGTKNINLKKIEALKPDIILCNKEENTKEIVKSCEKIAPVHVSNIQTIHDTLLLINQYAHLFHCHTKANEITKEIHFKLSVFKDFVRNKGTKKCVYFIWKSPWMVAANNTFINHLLKVNKLDNVYRCKKRYPEITLTELSLKDNVELLFLSSEPYPFKEKHAIEIKKSFPTAKVILVDGEMFSWYGSRLLKAFDYFRALHRQI, encoded by the coding sequence TTGAAAGATCAATTAGGTAGAAGTGTCTCTATTTCTCCTCCTATAAAAAGAATTATCTCCTTAGTTCCTAGTCAAACAGAGTTATTATTTGACTTGGGACTAGAAGGCTGCATCGTTGGAATTACGAAATTTTGTGTACACCCTCCTTCTTTAAAAAAGAGTAAGGTTATTGTTGGAGGTACCAAAAATATCAATTTAAAAAAAATCGAAGCTTTAAAACCTGATATCATTTTATGCAATAAAGAAGAAAACACCAAAGAAATAGTTAAATCTTGCGAAAAAATAGCACCTGTTCATGTATCCAATATCCAAACTATCCACGACACACTACTACTGATTAACCAGTATGCTCACTTGTTTCACTGCCATACTAAAGCGAATGAAATAACTAAAGAAATCCATTTTAAGCTATCTGTTTTCAAAGATTTCGTAAGAAATAAAGGAACTAAAAAGTGTGTATATTTTATTTGGAAATCTCCTTGGATGGTAGCTGCGAATAATACTTTTATCAATCATTTATTGAAGGTAAACAAACTGGATAATGTATATCGCTGTAAAAAACGATACCCTGAAATTACCCTTACTGAACTCTCTTTAAAAGATAATGTTGAATTGCTTTTCTTATCATCAGAACCGTATCCTTTTAAAGAAAAACATGCCATCGAAATCAAAAAAAGTTTTCCTACAGCAAAAGTTATTTTAGTGGATGGCGAAATGTTTTCTTGGTATGGCAGCAGATTACTAAAAGCGTTCGACTATTTTAGAGCGTTACATCGTCAAATTTGA
- a CDS encoding Lacal_2735 family protein: MPRLNQLQVYKQSLEEKYSRLIEKANAYRYIDECKSDRSAYKATRVLEKLDRLRYLNDNMSNLTM; encoded by the coding sequence ATGCCACGATTAAATCAATTACAAGTATATAAACAATCTTTGGAGGAAAAGTATAGTCGTTTAATTGAAAAAGCAAATGCATATAGGTATATAGATGAATGTAAAAGTGATCGATCAGCTTATAAAGCAACGAGAGTTCTTGAAAAATTGGATAGACTTAGATACTTAAACGACAATATGTCAAATTTGACGATGTAA
- a CDS encoding sensor histidine kinase, translating into MNLSLIAALSTFYTIAFLIRILKISYLKISGLEFIDYTWKELLIDYLYIDYITIIIFTLIVIYSSKQMIEKHLSWTKIITTHLTIAILIGLIVYYLSTLVFVILGQCPISHLNPAIYLNKIVNNIVFIFLINFGMMLIVYIYFHSKKIKKIEFERNTLKNQLTLSKLNLLKSNLQPHFLFNTLNSIATLIYIDKKLAQNTIVDLSDLLRILLNIQDENLISLEEELFMLSKYNNIMKVRFSDHFSFEKDIEKNLMSAKVPSFLLQPIIENSIKYGYSQNHIDLCIKLTVKKVNQQIMITICNNGAPLMKEFSEIVQGIGISTTVERLETLFNNNFSFHMENKKNEVGVITTIKIPHIIS; encoded by the coding sequence GTGAACCTTAGCTTAATAGCAGCTTTATCTACGTTTTATACTATTGCCTTCCTTATTCGAATATTAAAAATAAGTTATTTAAAAATATCAGGTCTTGAGTTTATAGACTACACTTGGAAAGAGCTTCTTATTGATTATTTATACATTGATTATATAACCATCATTATTTTTACACTGATTGTTATTTATAGTTCAAAGCAGATGATTGAGAAACATCTCTCTTGGACAAAAATAATTACAACCCACCTAACAATAGCCATTCTAATAGGGCTCATTGTATATTACCTTTCTACTTTAGTATTTGTAATTTTAGGACAATGCCCTATATCTCACTTAAATCCTGCTATTTACTTAAATAAAATTGTTAATAATATTGTATTTATTTTCTTAATTAATTTCGGAATGATGCTCATCGTTTACATTTATTTCCATTCTAAAAAAATTAAAAAAATAGAATTTGAAAGAAACACTTTGAAAAACCAATTAACGCTTTCTAAGTTGAACCTTTTAAAGTCTAATCTCCAACCTCATTTTCTTTTTAATACCCTCAATAGCATTGCAACACTTATTTATATTGATAAGAAGTTAGCTCAAAATACTATTGTTGATTTAAGTGACTTGTTAAGAATATTGCTTAATATTCAAGATGAAAATTTAATTTCTTTAGAAGAAGAGCTTTTTATGCTATCAAAATACAACAACATTATGAAAGTTCGATTCTCTGATCATTTTTCTTTTGAAAAAGACATTGAAAAGAATTTAATGAGCGCGAAAGTTCCTAGTTTTTTACTACAACCTATCATAGAAAATTCTATTAAATACGGGTACTCTCAAAATCATATTGATTTGTGTATTAAGTTGACTGTAAAAAAAGTAAACCAGCAAATTATGATTACTATTTGTAATAATGGAGCCCCTCTAATGAAAGAGTTTTCTGAAATAGTACAAGGAATTGGTATTAGCACAACAGTCGAAAGACTTGAAACTTTATTCAACAATAATTTTAGCTTCCATATGGAAAACAAAAAAAATGAAGTTGGTGTTATTACTACTATAAAAATTCCTCATATCATTTCTTAA
- a CDS encoding LamG-like jellyroll fold domain-containing protein codes for MNSKIHTNKIYLMWCLLVLSLSIVGQSIERPPVLILQGHNGYTTHFDTQNKVTSQLLETGVKGQATIEFWVMKGHMENIVPGVSKMGAWKFSNLLSGNQEFSLIGSGVQLEAKMGATSQTISLGRDNEEFWENKWHHIAVTINTEASSLRLVVDGTQKANLTLPSTGFSPEKMYMMVTGDEQLSIAEYRAWNRVRTLQQIDSEKSLTYSNADDLKSLNSNGLVIAYAKNDFVEQYVSNLPIQQTLWDNLVASLTGVEVPASSRVISKISKGEEEVTLAKLTTEADHPIYSLKDVYLYATDGEGRKSSGKQIIQLRWPHISGATNYIIQRRNIGDPSSRFATVDTYVPTSSDAVSSYLTFDDDEILPNELYKYKVTAEGIEGSKPGEDNGFVFANGEVRGSVETANRVATQDVLIEAKTLKETVLPGKALRFSKGSTPVDIHDVSLFEIGEGEGTIEFWYRNDVTNNTGVNTVFKLGEGEIRMGAAQMEIRSRETENNPKAITYLTTAKPNDGYWHHYAFTFDATGGAVYIDGGVSQPTDKESPIVANKTTNKKFITGLNRASRFSFNAQVTHTYDLDEIRIWGGKKNATQIYKYWNLILGANNLPGLAAYYRFDMEDATSIYNQAALTLGKFKGVSMTPLTTTTQPFQRIAKGDAFVNKPIVYGVYTGDNGLYSFNSINTGKQSVTSANNYLEYEIIPSKPNNEFSPVSRINNIERTLSSEQPSATSFTNISQYDISGKVVYLVANGGGESIEYPTIQSTGIRLNGKEVASVEEGSLVRTDKQGVYRITGAPKRHSVSVGQPRLEGNSVAIDRSSLDFKNKGYAVSSESIAVAANEGFTWSGFIKPDVELPNPGGNTAVAKIPELQTVLHWGALKLELRNNNQLVLLSGNTELISKVIEGKSQYTFFGITKDVKNSVIGLWVNGDYQTKAYTGEAIDSKVYVGASYVSETEMKEFSLANMDILEFRNAHYNAPELNKLKAGNVVAKDEQYLKLSYTFEHKIGTRAINLAVASGTKNNYLLLEGGAYFNETSSSKYLRKFEYDYVAFKEGDSNKLVNPKNNKEYLFNLTEPTSNINFENITRRSFVGNIVIPCNNSVGNWTGTITRTDIAFPRYEKTITTSDFNDENNLFTIHDLLPGQYRVELTREGTTDVVQSSIIDLRGGNKSYDFPYRNELQAALTLYDVSKEELENIKEKAVLESKKIDPTCGDNSTIYKLESGKSILAVVSVFEEYGGNKCYVEGAEVGLNGKMILAPTKGKTDASGKQGFLTFTGSPNFIGDYLRDLNIVVAHKGRNITVKKSSYITGAQRGNENFTLTDPTVGFVLYDPPGDASSSTLSRGATYSYSSSVGGGGNYSLDTSITAGADVEVQTVTLAVAAPLGVGAAQGIIGTITKSKALGGGDFNINTGHRHSKGGGRSVSLSQSISTSSGATIVGQDADVFIGTSRVLTFGTGKTLLIDENCQPMIDYDKAVMTADKFTPFVYTRQDIEDNIIVKLQDLLISRYDQVFSTPKEEIAKRNSLENAKTIEGFNIDISSKDTDKQIVNYVYQIKRWKEIVKRKSREEQLKYMNDHTRSFAETTSDLKSVGEDLGSTIEKIDTQLSFSGGTSTTYTLSRANEKNSSNSTSSSGGGGGVVKTKINAFGVDFNLNTKINISGTIENSYSTGRGNSREDSFTLSDGDAGDQFSVRMARDKMYDTPIFYTVAGQSSCPFESGTVPREGVEIVIDSAEKYGSGDGSILYNLTLRNTQVAKDRTRKTYIVGMAGASNGNGAQVFLNESPIFEPGTSSPISFGLDGDSETGVQKEIKAQLKITRGLDAPKEISYENIKIRIYSECEQAGDGFRSYRQDEYAEVGVVPFQEISVTAHFKGACIGEITTSAPEENWVVNNTSGNKLDVKFRIPEVVNDQVAEDFSVALEYALPGNNKTFELKKLSLKELKENMDSATGIISYQADVSSLSDGAYNFRIAPVCANEAAGSRKNPTAFVKGTIARVAPIVIKTNPINGGVLKEGNINVEFNRAINPLTVVNSSFSLRGILGGLPQDLVAAEFDNVDDEVIVPHRPEFNLEAGKPFTIEMWVNPSSLPAGSANAQIVKKGDNFSIALTPEGKIKVNNTVESAKALQPFNWTHVTVVYDGVNTATVYYNGVSVGGGAIAALVTNEDAIEIAKNNGGTSFVGKLDEMRIWTNDRSPSDIVQYMDEQLVGNEVGLVAYFVFDDNALKGANGAPDEAIRDYTGNALATTQKGLSFVRGISKAAPLDVTKVAKDLQYQLEVSNNDTQVHIIPVFDASFVEGAQLTAMIRNRRLEDPFGNQLKGKSWSFIVNRNTIAWTKNNLTVRQEQGTSTTVSSIDLDNSKGGSPVKYRFKQLPSWLTVEKDGTAIKANSFQNLAASFVERDLEFVVAPYLNPGKHAADVYIEVFQTVDGKDKPIGVEAFHLEVIVTCAVPDFAEDFNSNKFISNMSIVGSLIIDNTPSIDSGDIVVAYLNDEYRGEAHVDASGLVNLSIFGNIREEGTLSFRVWDASECTEYKGIKEVYSFEFKTIGKASAPVTLTVGERVSRRISLVEGFQEVSFNLKGNNTDMTLPLSSIKGFQGGDKIHDAVSLKLIATVNSDGTFNLEEGEASELDVRKGYLLYSKGSKFVTIEGVHVSLDTNIAVAGDMEFTSIPYFPSDLQTIPIALRSLNSTTVSDGDRIERRGLHAEYKEGEGWIGSLTHLTPGLGYKYKAHKEGILNYSGIATKTPRSFARSVVAENTSEAYLSKAKAINWKVNRNQFPSFMYAVATLESLDLDVTKEYVIAAFVNGEIRGVAKPTLVDDVYHYFMGIGGFAEGDVAFKLFDGEQILSLDNSLSFERGKQIGDLESPYVLNFTAKSEEPNTKVSKGYRLGQNIPNPVKNHTRITYQVAKDEFVDISLYNALGQKVHTFIAKKVKGNKLHHIDFNLSDSEVSLKSGVYIYKLTTASETMSERLIVE; via the coding sequence ATGAATTCAAAAATACATACCAATAAAATATACTTAATGTGGTGCTTGCTTGTACTATCATTAAGCATCGTAGGTCAGTCAATAGAAAGACCCCCTGTATTGATTTTACAAGGGCATAATGGATATACCACGCATTTTGATACTCAAAATAAAGTAACAAGTCAATTACTAGAAACAGGAGTAAAAGGGCAAGCTACTATCGAGTTTTGGGTCATGAAAGGCCATATGGAAAACATTGTTCCAGGAGTATCGAAGATGGGAGCATGGAAGTTTTCAAACTTATTATCAGGAAATCAGGAATTTTCATTAATAGGTTCAGGAGTTCAATTAGAAGCTAAAATGGGAGCCACTTCTCAAACGATATCGTTAGGAAGAGATAATGAGGAATTTTGGGAAAATAAATGGCATCATATTGCCGTAACAATCAATACAGAAGCTTCAAGTCTTCGTTTAGTTGTTGATGGTACCCAAAAAGCAAACTTAACACTTCCTAGTACAGGATTTTCTCCAGAGAAAATGTATATGATGGTAACAGGAGATGAGCAGTTGAGTATAGCAGAATATAGAGCTTGGAACCGAGTACGTACTTTGCAACAGATTGATAGCGAAAAATCTTTGACCTATTCTAATGCAGATGATTTAAAGAGCTTAAATAGTAATGGATTGGTAATAGCATATGCAAAAAATGATTTTGTTGAGCAATATGTGTCAAATTTACCAATACAGCAAACATTATGGGATAATCTAGTAGCTTCTTTAACAGGAGTAGAAGTGCCTGCAAGTTCAAGAGTAATAAGTAAAATTTCAAAAGGAGAAGAAGAAGTAACTTTAGCAAAGTTAACTACAGAAGCAGACCATCCAATATATAGTTTAAAAGATGTTTATTTATATGCAACGGATGGAGAAGGAAGAAAAAGCTCAGGTAAACAAATTATTCAATTGCGTTGGCCGCATATTTCTGGGGCTACTAATTATATTATTCAAAGAAGAAATATAGGAGATCCAAGTAGTAGGTTTGCTACTGTTGATACTTATGTACCAACTTCAAGTGATGCTGTTTCGTCGTACTTGACTTTTGATGATGATGAAATTTTACCAAATGAGTTGTACAAATATAAAGTAACTGCTGAAGGAATTGAAGGAAGTAAGCCAGGAGAAGACAATGGATTTGTTTTTGCAAATGGAGAAGTAAGAGGAAGTGTAGAAACAGCAAATAGAGTTGCTACGCAAGATGTATTGATAGAGGCTAAAACATTAAAAGAAACAGTATTGCCGGGAAAAGCATTGCGCTTTTCAAAAGGGAGTACTCCAGTAGATATTCATGATGTATCTTTATTTGAAATAGGAGAAGGAGAAGGAACTATCGAATTCTGGTATCGTAATGATGTAACTAATAATACTGGGGTAAATACAGTGTTTAAATTAGGAGAAGGAGAAATTCGTATGGGAGCTGCCCAAATGGAGATTCGTTCAAGAGAAACGGAAAATAATCCTAAAGCCATTACTTATTTAACAACAGCTAAGCCAAATGATGGATATTGGCATCATTATGCATTTACTTTTGATGCAACGGGAGGAGCGGTATATATTGATGGAGGAGTGAGTCAACCGACTGATAAAGAGAGTCCTATTGTAGCCAATAAAACAACAAATAAAAAATTTATTACAGGGTTAAATAGAGCTTCTAGGTTTTCATTCAATGCTCAGGTAACGCATACTTATGATTTGGATGAAATTCGTATTTGGGGAGGAAAGAAAAATGCTACGCAAATATATAAATATTGGAATTTAATATTAGGAGCAAATAATTTACCTGGTTTAGCTGCTTATTATCGTTTTGACATGGAAGATGCTACTAGTATTTATAACCAAGCTGCACTCACTTTAGGGAAATTTAAAGGAGTTTCAATGACTCCATTAACAACTACAACGCAGCCATTTCAAAGAATTGCAAAGGGAGATGCTTTTGTAAACAAACCTATTGTTTATGGAGTATATACTGGTGATAACGGGCTTTATAGTTTTAATAGCATTAATACAGGAAAGCAAAGTGTTACTTCAGCTAATAATTATTTAGAATATGAAATAATACCTTCAAAACCTAATAATGAATTTTCTCCAGTATCTCGAATTAATAATATAGAAAGAACATTATCATCAGAGCAGCCAAGTGCAACAAGCTTTACCAATATTTCTCAGTACGATATTTCTGGTAAGGTGGTGTATTTAGTAGCAAATGGAGGAGGAGAGTCTATAGAATATCCAACAATACAAAGTACAGGAATAAGATTAAACGGAAAAGAAGTAGCTAGCGTGGAGGAAGGTTCTTTAGTAAGAACAGATAAACAAGGGGTTTATAGAATTACAGGAGCGCCTAAAAGACATAGTGTTTCAGTAGGGCAACCTAGGTTAGAAGGAAATAGCGTAGCTATTGATCGTTCTAGTTTAGATTTTAAAAACAAAGGATATGCAGTGTCGTCAGAGAGTATTGCAGTAGCGGCTAACGAAGGATTTACGTGGTCAGGTTTTATAAAACCAGATGTAGAATTGCCAAACCCAGGAGGAAATACGGCGGTAGCAAAAATTCCTGAGTTACAAACAGTATTACATTGGGGAGCGCTTAAGTTAGAGTTAAGAAATAATAATCAATTGGTATTATTATCAGGTAACACAGAATTAATTTCTAAAGTAATAGAAGGAAAATCTCAATATACTTTCTTTGGAATAACAAAAGATGTTAAAAATAGTGTAATAGGTCTTTGGGTAAATGGAGACTACCAGACGAAAGCTTATACAGGAGAAGCTATTGATAGTAAGGTATATGTAGGAGCAAGTTATGTTAGTGAAACAGAAATGAAAGAGTTCTCTTTGGCAAATATGGATATATTAGAGTTTAGAAATGCTCATTACAACGCACCTGAATTAAATAAACTTAAAGCGGGTAACGTCGTAGCAAAAGATGAACAATACTTGAAGCTATCATATACTTTTGAGCATAAAATAGGAACAAGAGCTATTAACTTAGCAGTGGCATCAGGAACTAAGAATAACTATTTATTGTTAGAAGGTGGAGCTTATTTTAATGAAACGTCAAGTTCTAAATACTTAAGAAAATTTGAATATGATTATGTAGCCTTTAAAGAAGGAGATAGTAATAAGTTAGTCAACCCAAAAAATAATAAGGAGTACTTATTTAATCTTACAGAGCCTACTTCAAATATCAATTTTGAAAATATAACAAGAAGATCTTTTGTAGGAAACATTGTAATTCCATGTAATAATAGCGTAGGTAATTGGACAGGTACTATTACAAGAACAGACATTGCATTTCCTCGTTACGAGAAAACAATTACAACAAGTGATTTTAATGATGAAAATAACTTATTTACAATTCATGACTTATTACCAGGTCAATATAGAGTGGAGCTAACGAGAGAAGGAACCACAGATGTAGTACAATCATCTATTATTGACTTAAGAGGAGGAAATAAGAGCTATGATTTCCCATACAGAAATGAGTTACAAGCAGCATTGACATTGTATGATGTTAGTAAAGAAGAGCTTGAAAACATTAAAGAAAAGGCGGTATTGGAGAGTAAAAAAATTGATCCAACTTGTGGAGATAATAGTACTATTTATAAATTAGAGTCAGGAAAAAGCATCTTAGCAGTAGTATCCGTTTTCGAAGAATATGGTGGAAATAAATGTTATGTAGAAGGAGCAGAAGTAGGCTTGAACGGAAAGATGATTTTAGCACCTACAAAAGGAAAAACAGATGCCTCGGGAAAGCAAGGGTTCTTAACCTTTACAGGAAGTCCTAACTTTATAGGAGATTATTTACGTGACTTAAACATTGTAGTAGCACATAAAGGTCGTAATATCACCGTAAAAAAATCTTCTTATATTACAGGAGCACAGAGAGGTAATGAAAACTTTACATTAACGGATCCAACAGTAGGGTTTGTATTGTATGATCCACCAGGAGATGCAAGTTCATCTACCTTAAGTAGAGGGGCTACATATTCATATAGCAGCTCTGTAGGAGGTGGCGGTAATTATAGTTTAGATACTTCTATTACTGCAGGAGCTGATGTAGAAGTACAAACGGTTACTTTAGCTGTTGCTGCCCCACTAGGAGTAGGAGCTGCTCAAGGAATTATAGGAACTATAACTAAAAGTAAAGCTTTAGGTGGAGGAGATTTTAATATTAATACTGGTCATAGGCATTCAAAAGGAGGAGGACGAAGTGTTTCTTTAAGCCAATCAATTAGTACGTCTTCTGGTGCAACTATTGTAGGGCAAGATGCAGATGTATTTATAGGAACTTCAAGAGTACTTACTTTTGGAACAGGAAAAACTTTATTAATAGATGAAAATTGCCAACCGATGATAGATTATGACAAGGCGGTAATGACGGCAGATAAATTCACTCCTTTTGTATATACAAGACAAGATATTGAAGATAATATCATTGTAAAATTACAAGATTTATTAATCAGTAGATATGACCAAGTGTTTTCAACTCCAAAAGAGGAAATAGCGAAAAGAAATTCGTTAGAAAATGCAAAAACTATTGAAGGATTTAATATTGACATATCTTCAAAAGATACAGATAAACAGATTGTTAATTATGTATATCAAATCAAGAGATGGAAAGAGATTGTTAAGAGAAAGTCTAGAGAAGAACAATTGAAGTATATGAATGATCATACAAGATCATTTGCGGAAACAACTTCTGATCTAAAATCAGTAGGAGAAGATTTAGGAAGTACAATTGAGAAAATAGATACCCAATTGTCATTTAGTGGTGGAACTTCTACAACCTATACGCTTTCAAGAGCTAACGAAAAGAACTCTAGTAATTCAACAAGTAGTTCTGGCGGAGGTGGCGGAGTTGTAAAGACTAAGATCAATGCGTTTGGAGTAGATTTTAATTTGAATACTAAAATTAATATTTCAGGAACTATTGAAAATAGCTATAGCACAGGAAGAGGAAATTCAAGAGAGGATAGCTTTACATTATCAGATGGAGATGCAGGAGATCAGTTTAGTGTTCGTATGGCAAGAGATAAAATGTATGATACTCCTATATTTTATACAGTAGCAGGGCAAAGTAGCTGTCCGTTTGAATCAGGTACGGTACCAAGAGAAGGGGTAGAAATTGTAATAGATAGCGCTGAAAAATATGGTTCAGGAGACGGGTCTATTTTGTATAACTTAACATTACGTAATACACAGGTAGCTAAAGACCGTACTCGTAAAACTTATATAGTAGGTATGGCAGGAGCTTCAAATGGTAACGGAGCACAAGTATTCTTAAATGAGTCGCCTATATTTGAACCAGGAACCTCTTCACCTATTTCTTTTGGATTAGATGGAGATTCTGAAACAGGAGTTCAAAAGGAAATAAAAGCGCAGTTGAAGATTACTAGAGGGCTAGATGCTCCAAAGGAAATTTCATACGAGAATATTAAAATTAGAATTTATTCAGAATGTGAGCAAGCAGGAGATGGATTCCGTAGCTATCGTCAAGACGAGTATGCAGAAGTAGGCGTGGTTCCTTTCCAAGAAATATCAGTAACAGCACACTTTAAAGGAGCTTGTATTGGTGAAATAACAACAAGTGCGCCAGAAGAAAACTGGGTGGTAAATAATACTAGTGGAAATAAGTTAGACGTGAAGTTTAGAATTCCAGAAGTAGTGAATGATCAAGTAGCGGAAGATTTTTCAGTAGCTTTAGAGTATGCTTTGCCAGGAAATAATAAAACTTTTGAGCTTAAGAAGTTGTCTTTAAAAGAATTAAAAGAGAATATGGACAGCGCAACAGGAATTATTTCTTACCAAGCAGATGTTTCAAGTTTATCTGATGGAGCATATAACTTTAGAATAGCACCTGTATGTGCAAACGAAGCAGCTGGTAGTAGAAAAAATCCAACAGCTTTTGTAAAAGGAACCATCGCAAGAGTAGCTCCAATAGTTATTAAGACGAATCCAATAAATGGGGGAGTGTTAAAAGAAGGAAACATTAATGTTGAATTCAATAGGGCTATTAATCCGTTAACAGTAGTGAATAGTAGTTTCTCTTTAAGAGGAATTTTAGGAGGACTTCCTCAAGATTTAGTTGCTGCTGAGTTTGATAATGTTGATGACGAGGTGATCGTACCTCATAGACCAGAGTTTAATTTAGAAGCAGGAAAACCATTTACTATTGAAATGTGGGTGAATCCAAGTTCTTTGCCAGCAGGAAGTGCTAATGCACAGATTGTTAAAAAAGGAGATAACTTCAGTATTGCTTTAACTCCAGAAGGTAAAATTAAGGTGAACAATACAGTAGAAAGTGCTAAAGCCTTGCAACCTTTTAACTGGACGCATGTAACAGTTGTATATGATGGAGTAAACACAGCAACGGTATATTATAATGGTGTTTCTGTAGGTGGAGGAGCTATAGCTGCTTTAGTTACAAATGAAGATGCTATTGAAATAGCTAAAAACAATGGAGGAACTTCATTTGTTGGAAAATTAGATGAAATGCGTATTTGGACTAATGATAGATCGCCATCAGATATTGTACAATACATGGATGAGCAATTAGTTGGAAATGAGGTAGGTTTAGTAGCGTACTTTGTATTTGATGATAATGCATTAAAAGGAGCTAACGGAGCGCCAGATGAGGCAATTCGTGATTATACTGGAAATGCTTTGGCAACTACTCAAAAAGGATTGAGTTTTGTAAGAGGTATTTCTAAAGCAGCGCCGTTAGATGTTACCAAAGTAGCTAAAGATTTACAATACCAGCTAGAAGTATCTAATAATGATACGCAAGTACACATCATTCCTGTGTTTGATGCCTCTTTCGTAGAAGGAGCTCAGTTAACAGCAATGATTCGTAATAGACGTTTGGAAGATCCTTTTGGAAACCAATTAAAAGGAAAATCATGGTCTTTTATTGTCAACAGAAATACAATTGCTTGGACTAAAAATAATTTAACTGTTCGTCAAGAGCAAGGAACAAGCACTACAGTTTCATCAATTGATTTGGATAATTCAAAAGGAGGAAGCCCTGTTAAATATAGATTCAAACAACTACCTTCTTGGTTAACTGTTGAGAAAGATGGAACAGCAATTAAGGCAAATAGTTTCCAAAACTTAGCGGCAAGCTTTGTTGAAAGAGATTTAGAATTTGTTGTAGCACCATATTTAAATCCAGGAAAACATGCTGCTGACGTATATATAGAAGTATTCCAAACGGTTGATGGTAAAGATAAACCAATAGGAGTGGAGGCTTTCCATTTGGAGGTAATTGTAACTTGTGCGGTACCTGATTTTGCTGAAGACTTTAATTCAAATAAGTTTATAAGTAATATGAGTATTGTTGGAAGCCTTATTATAGATAATACTCCATCTATAGATTCAGGAGATATTGTGGTAGCATATTTGAATGATGAATATAGAGGAGAAGCGCATGTGGATGCTAGCGGATTGGTTAATCTTAGTATTTTTGGAAATATAAGAGAAGAAGGAACTTTAAGTTTTAGAGTATGGGATGCTTCTGAATGTACAGAGTACAAAGGAATTAAAGAAGTGTATTCATTTGAGTTTAAAACTATAGGAAAAGCTAGTGCCCCTGTTACGTTAACAGTAGGAGAGCGCGTATCTCGTAGAATTTCATTAGTAGAAGGTTTCCAAGAAGTAAGCTTTAATTTAAAAGGAAATAATACTGATATGACATTACCTTTGAGTAGCATAAAAGGTTTCCAAGGAGGAGATAAAATACATGATGCAGTTAGCTTGAAATTAATTGCGACTGTTAATAGTGATGGAACTTTTAATTTAGAAGAAGGTGAAGCAAGTGAATTAGATGTTCGTAAAGGGTACTTATTATATTCAAAAGGATCAAAATTTGTGACTATAGAAGGAGTTCATGTATCGCTTGACACTAATATTGCTGTAGCAGGAGACATGGAGTTTACTTCAATTCCTTATTTCCCTAGCGATTTACAAACAATTCCTATTGCCTTAAGATCATTGAATTCAACTACAGTTAGTGATGGAGATAGAATCGAGAGAAGAGGTTTACATGCTGAATATAAAGAAGGAGAAGGTTGGATTGGTAGTTTAACGCACTTAACACCAGGTTTAGGGTATAAGTATAAAGCTCATAAAGAAGGAATTCTGAATTATAGTGGAATAGCGACTAAAACACCTCGTTCTTTTGCACGTTCAGTAGTAGCAGAAAATACTTCAGAAGCGTATCTAAGTAAAGCTAAAGCAATCAACTGGAAAGTGAATAGAAATCAATTCCCTAGCTTTATGTATGCGGTAGCTACTTTAGAATCTCTTGATCTTGATGTGACTAAAGAATATGTAATAGCAGCTTTTGTAAACGGAGAAATTAGAGGAGTTGCCAAGCCTACTTTAGTGGATGATGTATATCATTACTTTATGGGAATAGGAGGATTTGCAGAAGGAGATGTTGCCTTTAAATTATTTGATGGAGAGCAAATCTTAAGCTTAGATAATTCTTTAAGTTTTGAAAGAGGGAAGCAAATTGGAGATTTAGAAAGTCCATATGTATTGAATTTTACAGCCAAGTCTGAAGAGCCAAATACAAAAGTTAGTAAAGGGTATCGTTTAGGGCAAAATATTCCAAACCCAGTGAAAAACCATACACGTATTACTTACCAAGTGGCTAAAGATGAGTTTGTAGATATTAGTTTATATAATGCTTTAGGACAAAAAGTACATACTTTTATTGCAAAGAAAGTTAAAGGAAATAAACTACATCATATAGACTTTAATTTAAGTGATTCAGAAGTATCATTGAAATCTGGAGTATATATTTATAAACTGACAACAGCGTCTGAAACGATGAGTGAAAGGCTAATTGTTGAATAA